In Geoalkalibacter sp., the following are encoded in one genomic region:
- a CDS encoding tetratricopeptide repeat protein — MNSNFLRIVLGLACGGLLAASAAWGQTSGALVTALTKEGAPGVVRLVFDVSAPTAPQVSVSGQRVDLTLGGAALGANVRNPVEDADLIRVLFISRRGDLVASALFRRPPQRAEASYDRARKQVVLQVFWDEAQGAGRVAILPRAAGTVRAQADGLSSLRTRRSAYADDWRRFFAEYETPLRFELLPRFSLPSLEPVSAVAPQAGDETSRRLEAALGAGLRGDWAKALTELGPLLPLPLEGAPRETLQVLYGEALLRSGATAAGRDQLRDFVERHPGGKLEARARYLCAYAQAVTGDPYGAAFQLSQARLVLTPGDALSPNLDLLDGEIQLSLGRDAQTLRLLDELSLPGAMDDLRQLARAGALVGLGRHAEALVLFDELEGRYGELRDAFAVERLARALYAERRYAEAAAAYGRLAQLSGGGSEEGPAWFAQAQALLRAGETREARVVLDRVLVAFPDSRGGPRATLKMTDLSVLGGDAKALVWAAMDYARMAEIAPERALREEAAFKQALVLHLQQDSPRAVAVLEQFVRQYFSGKLRGDAEALLADLLPLVIHELIEAGEHLEALVMVERHRELLLDQRISWEFLERLAGAFRDMELLGRAARVYLFMLDNNREPQRAQGLYLPLVRLLFLRDQFEMAVSYAERYAKEFPQGRDRAEVLLVRARALHAAGRSAEAADLLLAKNRPEGRDLDLWGGKICFELERYAEAAGCLSRLTQRPGEPPAPEELLLLAEALFRSERLKEALGYFEQLRLSADTADQAAYRSAQIYLRQGERERGLKLLRQLADEGGNDQWRRLGREKLEMLTL, encoded by the coding sequence GTGAATTCAAATTTTCTACGCATTGTCCTGGGGCTTGCCTGCGGCGGGCTGCTGGCCGCGTCCGCGGCCTGGGGCCAGACTTCCGGGGCGCTGGTGACGGCCCTGACCAAGGAAGGCGCGCCGGGTGTGGTGCGTCTGGTTTTTGACGTGTCGGCGCCGACCGCGCCCCAGGTGTCGGTTTCGGGACAGCGGGTCGATTTGACCCTCGGCGGCGCGGCCCTCGGAGCCAACGTGCGCAACCCCGTCGAGGACGCCGATTTGATCCGCGTGCTCTTTATCAGCCGGCGCGGCGATCTGGTGGCCTCCGCGCTGTTTCGTCGGCCGCCGCAGCGCGCCGAGGCAAGCTATGACCGGGCGCGCAAGCAGGTGGTGTTGCAGGTGTTCTGGGACGAAGCGCAGGGCGCCGGCCGCGTCGCCATTTTGCCGCGCGCGGCGGGCACGGTCCGGGCGCAGGCCGACGGGCTTTCGAGTCTGCGCACGCGGCGCTCGGCCTACGCCGACGATTGGCGCCGCTTTTTCGCCGAATATGAGACGCCCCTGCGTTTTGAGTTGCTGCCGCGCTTTTCCCTGCCATCCCTGGAGCCTGTTTCAGCGGTGGCGCCGCAGGCCGGCGACGAAACCTCCCGGCGCCTCGAGGCGGCGCTCGGCGCGGGTCTGCGCGGCGACTGGGCGAAGGCCCTCACCGAGCTTGGGCCCCTGCTGCCCCTGCCCCTGGAGGGTGCGCCGCGTGAAACGCTCCAGGTGCTTTACGGCGAGGCGCTGCTGCGCAGCGGCGCGACGGCGGCCGGACGAGATCAGCTGCGCGACTTCGTCGAGCGTCACCCAGGGGGCAAGCTCGAAGCCCGCGCCCGCTACCTGTGCGCCTACGCCCAGGCCGTGACCGGCGACCCTTACGGCGCGGCGTTTCAGTTGAGCCAGGCGCGCCTGGTCCTGACGCCCGGTGATGCGCTCTCGCCCAACCTCGATCTGCTCGATGGCGAAATTCAGCTTTCCCTGGGACGTGATGCCCAGACCCTCAGACTGCTCGATGAACTTTCCCTGCCCGGAGCCATGGATGACCTGCGGCAACTCGCCCGCGCCGGCGCCCTGGTCGGTCTCGGGCGTCACGCCGAGGCCCTGGTCCTGTTCGACGAATTGGAAGGGCGCTACGGCGAGTTGCGCGATGCCTTTGCCGTGGAGCGGCTGGCGCGCGCCCTTTACGCCGAGCGCCGCTACGCGGAGGCGGCCGCCGCCTATGGCCGTCTGGCCCAGCTGAGCGGCGGCGGCAGCGAGGAAGGTCCGGCCTGGTTCGCTCAGGCCCAGGCGCTGCTGCGTGCCGGCGAGACCCGCGAGGCCCGCGTGGTGCTCGATCGGGTGCTGGTGGCGTTTCCCGACAGTCGCGGCGGGCCGCGCGCCACCCTCAAGATGACCGATCTGTCCGTGCTCGGCGGCGACGCCAAGGCCCTGGTGTGGGCCGCCATGGATTACGCGCGCATGGCGGAGATCGCCCCCGAGCGCGCCCTGCGCGAGGAGGCCGCCTTCAAGCAGGCCCTGGTGCTGCATCTGCAGCAGGACAGTCCGCGCGCCGTGGCGGTGCTCGAGCAGTTCGTGCGCCAGTATTTCAGCGGCAAGCTGCGCGGCGACGCCGAAGCCCTGCTTGCCGATCTGCTGCCCCTGGTGATCCATGAGCTCATCGAGGCGGGCGAGCACCTGGAGGCCCTGGTGATGGTCGAGCGCCATCGCGAACTGCTCCTCGATCAGCGCATCAGCTGGGAGTTTCTCGAGCGGCTGGCCGGGGCCTTTCGCGACATGGAGCTGCTGGGCCGCGCCGCGCGCGTCTATCTCTTCATGCTCGACAACAACCGTGAGCCGCAACGGGCGCAAGGCCTCTACCTGCCCCTGGTGCGGCTGCTGTTTCTGCGCGATCAGTTCGAGATGGCGGTCAGCTATGCCGAGCGCTACGCCAAGGAATTTCCCCAGGGACGCGACCGCGCCGAGGTGCTGCTGGTGCGCGCCCGTGCCCTGCATGCCGCGGGTCGCTCCGCCGAGGCCGCCGATCTGCTCCTCGCCAAGAATCGCCCCGAGGGGCGCGACCTGGATCTGTGGGGCGGCAAGATCTGCTTTGAGCTCGAGCGCTACGCCGAGGCGGCCGGGTGCCTGAGCCGCCTGACGCAGCGACCCGGGGAGCCGCCCGCCCCCGAGGAATTGCTGCTGCTCGCCGAAGCCCTGTTTCGCAGCGAGCGGCTCAAGGAGGCCCTGGGCTATTTCGAGCAGTTGCGCCTGAGCGCGGACACCGCCGACCAGGCCGCCTATCGCAGCGCGCAGATCTATCTGCGCCAGGGCGAGCGCGAGCGCGGGCTTAAGCTTTTGCGCCAATTGGCCGATGAGGGCGGCAACGACCAGTGGCGGCGCCTTGGTCGGGAAAAGCTCGAAATGCTGACCCTCTGA
- the flgB gene encoding flagellar basal body rod protein FlgB, whose amino-acid sequence MSKLGIFDGTSQMLHKVLDLRQQNQQVIAGNIANAHTPGYSAARLEFQKELAGAVGRQDSPMAATHADHFPLAGGSLDKVKGRVLRTPDRSGIGDGNNVSVDQEMLSMAENQLLYEAAVQMLNKKLGLLKYAAQDGR is encoded by the coding sequence ATGTCAAAACTGGGAATTTTCGACGGCACCAGCCAGATGCTGCACAAGGTGCTCGACCTGCGTCAGCAGAATCAGCAGGTCATCGCCGGCAACATCGCCAATGCCCACACCCCCGGTTACAGCGCGGCGCGCCTGGAGTTCCAAAAGGAGCTGGCGGGCGCCGTGGGGCGCCAGGACAGCCCCATGGCCGCCACCCACGCCGATCATTTCCCCCTGGCCGGCGGCAGCCTCGACAAGGTCAAGGGGCGCGTGCTGCGCACGCCCGACCGCTCGGGCATCGGCGACGGCAACAACGTCAGCGTCGATCAGGAAATGCTGAGCATGGCGGAAAACCAGCTGCTCTACGAGGCGGCGGTGCAGATGCTCAACAAGAAACTCGGCCTGCTCAAGTACGCCGCCCAAGACGGCCGCTAA
- the fliE gene encoding flagellar hook-basal body complex protein FliE: MKDITLSTHLQGLGQPPARPTQAAAGGFGEILADTITKVNEAQISADRKVENLHAGRAENLHDVMIAMEQADISLRLLAQMRNKVVDAYQEVMRMQV; the protein is encoded by the coding sequence ATGAAAGACATCACCCTCAGCACCCACCTGCAAGGGCTGGGACAACCGCCCGCCCGACCGACCCAGGCCGCCGCCGGCGGTTTCGGCGAAATCCTCGCCGACACCATCACCAAGGTCAACGAGGCGCAGATCAGCGCGGATCGCAAGGTCGAGAACCTGCACGCCGGGCGCGCCGAAAACCTCCACGACGTGATGATCGCCATGGAGCAGGCCGATATTTCCCTGCGCCTGCTGGCGCAGATGCGCAACAAGGTCGTCGATGCCTATCAGGAAGTCATGCGGATGCAGGTCTAG
- the flgC gene encoding flagellar basal body rod protein FlgC: MDLFNSMRISSTALQAQRTRLDTISSNLANMETTRTPEGGPYKKKDVVFRPVGTSFEERLERSLRGAAQGVRVERIVADNGPPKLVYDPAHPDADEGGYVAMPNINLMDEMVDMMSASRAYEANVTVVKASKRMALKALDIGR; the protein is encoded by the coding sequence ATGGATCTTTTCAACAGCATGCGCATCAGTTCCACGGCGCTCCAGGCCCAGCGCACCCGCCTGGACACCATCAGCTCCAACCTCGCCAACATGGAAACCACCCGCACCCCGGAGGGCGGCCCGTATAAAAAGAAAGATGTGGTTTTTCGTCCGGTGGGCACGTCTTTTGAAGAGCGATTGGAGCGAAGCCTGCGCGGTGCCGCGCAGGGGGTACGGGTCGAGCGCATCGTCGCCGACAACGGTCCGCCGAAACTGGTTTACGATCCGGCGCACCCCGATGCCGACGAAGGCGGTTACGTGGCCATGCCCAACATCAACCTGATGGATGAAATGGTCGACATGATGTCGGCCAGCCGCGCCTACGAGGCCAACGTCACCGTGGTCAAGGCCTCCAAGCGCATGGCCCTCAAAGCTCTCGACATAGGAAGGTAG